The following are encoded together in the Candidatus Hydrogenedentota bacterium genome:
- the tadA gene encoding Flp pilus assembly complex ATPase component TadA — protein sequence MALAARTSRPLGEVLVEQGVITPIQLDEGLQRQRLTGDMLGRILVSLGYCEEQDIIEALGVQQGMDRVDLTKLSIADEVIRTVSGDVAKFYNIIPVRIVMGELVVAMADPLNLQILDDLRQITGMEVRGAVSNPEDVQASWKKNYAFEAESIGKMLDELKEKVGEAELSLEELGMQEVIGDTENLIELAQQPEVIKIVNLIFLTAIQKRASDIHFEVYEDDFRVRIRVDGVLQETVRPPKAACVAITSRIKVICNMDIGERRLPQDARIELKIGDSVIDIRVSTLPTLYGECVVMRILDRTAVRIDLNQLGLGGAVFKHVNKTIQKPNGIMLVTGPTGSGKTTTLYACLNVLNKPDVKIITTEDPVELQIEGLIQVQVNEEIGLTFASCLRSILRQDPDIVMVGEIRDLETAQIAVEASLTGHLVLSTLHTNSAPETITRLLDMDVEPFLITAALEGVLAQRLVRTLCRHCREPYRPDPEEMESLGLPPHWRSDPKLTFFRGKGCAACDYVGYMGRTGLYEFMVIDETVREMILDRAMAIDLRRHARRKQGMLTLREEGIMKCAKGITSPLEILDHTDKYED from the coding sequence ATGGCACTGGCAGCACGGACATCGAGACCGCTGGGCGAGGTTCTGGTCGAGCAGGGCGTCATCACGCCGATCCAGCTCGACGAGGGCCTGCAGCGGCAGCGTCTCACGGGGGACATGCTGGGACGCATCCTGGTGAGCCTCGGGTACTGCGAGGAGCAGGACATCATCGAGGCGCTCGGCGTGCAGCAGGGCATGGACCGCGTGGACCTGACGAAGCTGAGCATCGCCGACGAGGTGATCCGCACGGTCTCGGGGGACGTGGCCAAGTTTTACAACATCATCCCCGTCCGCATCGTGATGGGCGAGCTGGTCGTGGCGATGGCGGACCCGCTCAACCTCCAGATACTGGACGACCTGCGCCAAATCACCGGGATGGAGGTGCGCGGCGCGGTCAGCAACCCCGAGGACGTGCAGGCCTCCTGGAAGAAGAACTACGCCTTCGAGGCCGAGTCCATCGGCAAGATGCTCGACGAGTTGAAGGAGAAGGTGGGCGAGGCGGAGCTGAGCCTCGAGGAGCTGGGCATGCAGGAGGTGATCGGGGACACCGAGAACCTCATCGAGCTGGCCCAGCAGCCCGAGGTCATCAAGATAGTGAACCTCATCTTCCTCACGGCCATCCAGAAACGCGCCTCGGACATCCACTTCGAGGTGTACGAGGACGATTTCCGCGTGCGCATCCGCGTGGACGGCGTGCTCCAGGAGACGGTGCGCCCGCCCAAGGCGGCCTGCGTCGCCATCACGTCGCGCATCAAGGTCATCTGCAACATGGACATCGGCGAGCGGCGCCTGCCCCAGGACGCCCGCATCGAGCTGAAAATCGGCGACAGCGTCATTGACATCCGCGTGTCCACGCTGCCCACGCTGTACGGCGAGTGCGTGGTGATGCGCATTCTGGACCGCACCGCGGTCCGGATTGACCTGAACCAGCTCGGCCTGGGCGGCGCGGTGTTCAAGCATGTGAACAAGACCATCCAGAAGCCGAACGGCATCATGCTGGTGACGGGCCCGACCGGTTCGGGCAAGACGACCACGCTGTACGCCTGCCTGAACGTGCTCAACAAGCCGGACGTGAAAATCATCACGACCGAGGACCCGGTCGAGCTCCAGATCGAGGGCCTCATCCAGGTGCAGGTGAACGAGGAAATCGGCCTCACCTTCGCGAGCTGCCTGCGGTCCATCCTCCGCCAGGACCCGGACATCGTGATGGTCGGCGAAATCCGCGACCTCGAGACCGCGCAGATCGCCGTCGAGGCCTCGCTCACGGGCCACCTGGTGCTCAGCACGCTGCACACGAACAGCGCGCCCGAGACGATCACCCGCCTTCTCGACATGGACGTCGAGCCCTTCCTCATCACGGCGGCCCTCGAGGGCGTCCTCGCCCAGCGCCTCGTGCGGACCCTGTGCAGGCACTGCCGCGAGCCCTACCGCCCCGATCCGGAGGAGATGGAGAGCCTCGGCCTGCCGCCGCACTGGCGGAGCGACCCCAAGCTGACCTTCTTCCGCGGCAAGGGCTGCGCCGCCTGCGACTATGTGGGCTACATGGGGCGCACGGGCCTCTACGAGTTCATGGTCATTGACGAGACGGTGCGCGAGATGATCCTCGACCGCGCCATGGCCATAGACCTGCGCCGCCACGCCCGCCGGAAACAGGGGATGCTCACCCTGCGCGAGGAGGGGATCATGAAATGCGCCAAGGGCATCACCAGCCCGCTGGAAATTCTGGACCACACGGACAAATACGAGGACTAG
- a CDS encoding type IV pilus twitching motility protein PilT: protein MAYEMVSLLRMLIDRDGSDLHLTVDNPPVGRVHGHLQYFGDNPLTAEDTERLMKSIASVDNQQELQEVGGADFGFAFEDVARFRVSIFKQRGYVGLVLRLIPRKILTFEELGLPDIVKKVITQPRGMILVTGPTGSGKSTSLATMIDWINESYDHHIITIEDPIEYYHYHKKSIIMQREVGVDVPSFAEALRRALRQDPDVILVGEMRDLETIEAAVTAAETGHLVFGTLHTTGAVRTIDRIVDAFPTNQQEQIRTQLAGNLKSVISQTLVPRKSGFGRVAAFEIMIATSAIQNLIRENKSYRITSAIQTGHKFGMNLLDEHLLALYRKGVCRFEDCLARAQVADEFTAAAKSLGLEENTAAPQRAG from the coding sequence ATGGCATACGAAATGGTCAGCCTCCTGCGGATGCTGATAGACCGGGACGGCTCGGACCTTCACCTGACCGTGGACAACCCGCCGGTGGGGCGCGTCCACGGCCATCTGCAGTACTTCGGGGACAACCCCCTGACCGCGGAGGACACGGAGCGGCTGATGAAAAGCATCGCCTCCGTGGACAACCAGCAGGAGCTGCAGGAGGTCGGCGGCGCCGACTTCGGGTTCGCCTTCGAGGATGTGGCCCGCTTCCGCGTGTCCATCTTCAAGCAGCGCGGCTATGTCGGGCTGGTCCTCCGCCTGATTCCCCGGAAAATCCTCACCTTCGAGGAGCTGGGCCTTCCGGACATCGTGAAGAAGGTGATCACCCAGCCCCGCGGGATGATTCTGGTGACGGGCCCGACGGGTTCGGGCAAGTCCACCTCGCTGGCCACGATGATTGACTGGATCAACGAGAGCTACGATCACCACATCATCACGATTGAGGACCCCATCGAGTATTACCATTACCACAAGAAAAGCATCATCATGCAGCGCGAGGTCGGGGTGGACGTGCCCTCGTTCGCCGAGGCCCTGCGGCGCGCGCTGCGCCAGGACCCCGACGTGATTCTGGTGGGCGAAATGCGCGACCTCGAGACCATCGAGGCGGCGGTGACCGCCGCCGAGACGGGCCACCTGGTCTTCGGCACGCTGCACACCACGGGCGCGGTGCGCACGATTGACCGCATCGTGGACGCCTTCCCGACGAACCAGCAGGAGCAGATTCGCACGCAGTTGGCGGGCAACCTGAAGTCGGTGATTTCGCAGACCCTGGTGCCGCGCAAGAGCGGGTTCGGGCGCGTGGCGGCCTTCGAGATCATGATCGCCACCTCCGCCATCCAGAACCTCATCCGCGAGAACAAGTCGTACCGCATCACCTCGGCCATCCAGACGGGCCACAAGTTCGGCATGAACCTGCTGGACGAGCACCTGCTGGCGCTGTACCGCAAGGGGGTGTGCCGCTTCGAGGACTGCCTGGCGCGGGCCCAGGTGGCGGACGAGTTCACGGCCGCGGCGAAGTCGCTGGGCCTCGAGGAAAACACGGCCGCGCCGCAGCGCGCCGGGTGA
- the tadA gene encoding Flp pilus assembly complex ATPase component TadA — protein sequence MQTTYSYFGQRLVERGIITPLQLEEAIKRQQTTMSTRKIGEILVRLGYISKSHITEGLADQLGIPVVNLGERDIPPRIRALVPGDIATLYRVVPIEERGDVLILATSDPTNINALDNLSRLLERPVEPALSTPEAVSESLNKYYGHRQETVESMLSSASSASSLSSLSSMSNLSSMEGSLASLNSMSGDSLSMESLSMDAGAAADAAGAASQGMGIEEGDEDNPVVKYVHQMIMEAFRLRASDIHVEPAKTTVKVRYRIDGEMQEMPLPPKRAQAAIISRLKIMAGMDISERRVPQDGRIKITLGGKMVDLRVSALPAVYGESMVMRILDKSGLMLGLGQLGFSAEHQRAWETLLHNATGVVLVTGPTGSGKTTTLYASLHNLNQTEVKIITVEDPVEYQLAGINQVQINHDIGWDFSRALRSIFRQDPDIVMVGEIRDLETAEIAIKAALTGHLVFSTLHTNDTSSSFTRLIDIGIKTFLVASGVRAILAQRLVRTICSNCKEPWDPPEEEKERLELHVNWAEESMFHGAGCDNCSHTGYQGRLGVYELLTTTDEIRRLLMSGGTATDVRRAARLGGMITMREDAWQKARKGITSLEEVNRRTRVDEPLKKG from the coding sequence ATGCAAACCACATACAGTTATTTTGGTCAGAGACTGGTGGAGCGGGGCATCATCACGCCGCTCCAGCTTGAGGAGGCCATCAAGCGCCAGCAGACCACCATGAGCACCAGAAAGATCGGCGAAATTCTGGTGCGCCTCGGATATATCAGCAAGAGCCACATCACCGAGGGGCTTGCGGATCAGTTGGGGATTCCGGTGGTGAATCTCGGCGAGCGGGACATTCCGCCGCGCATCCGGGCCCTGGTTCCCGGCGACATTGCCACCCTGTACCGGGTGGTGCCCATCGAGGAGCGGGGCGATGTCCTGATCCTGGCCACGTCGGACCCGACCAACATCAACGCCCTTGACAACCTCTCGCGCCTGCTGGAGCGCCCCGTCGAGCCGGCCCTGAGCACGCCCGAGGCGGTGTCCGAATCGCTCAACAAATATTACGGCCACCGTCAGGAGACGGTGGAGAGCATGCTTTCGTCGGCCAGCAGCGCCAGCAGCCTGAGCAGCCTGAGCAGCATGTCGAACCTGAGCTCGATGGAGGGCTCGCTGGCCAGCTTGAACTCGATGAGCGGCGACTCGCTGAGCATGGAAAGCCTCAGCATGGACGCCGGCGCGGCGGCGGACGCGGCCGGGGCGGCCTCACAGGGCATGGGCATCGAGGAGGGGGACGAGGACAACCCGGTGGTCAAGTACGTCCACCAGATGATCATGGAGGCGTTCCGCCTGCGGGCCAGCGACATCCACGTGGAGCCCGCCAAGACCACCGTGAAGGTGCGCTACCGCATAGACGGCGAGATGCAGGAGATGCCGCTCCCGCCGAAGCGCGCGCAGGCGGCCATCATCTCGCGCCTGAAAATCATGGCCGGGATGGACATATCGGAGCGCCGCGTGCCCCAGGACGGGCGCATCAAGATCACCCTGGGCGGCAAGATGGTTGACCTGCGCGTGAGCGCGCTTCCCGCCGTGTACGGCGAGAGCATGGTGATGCGCATCCTGGACAAGAGCGGGCTGATGCTGGGCCTGGGCCAGTTGGGGTTCTCGGCGGAGCACCAGCGCGCGTGGGAGACCCTGCTCCACAACGCCACGGGCGTGGTGCTGGTGACGGGTCCCACGGGTTCGGGCAAGACCACCACGCTGTACGCGTCCCTCCACAACCTCAACCAGACCGAGGTGAAGATCATCACCGTCGAGGACCCGGTCGAGTACCAGCTCGCCGGCATCAACCAGGTGCAGATCAACCACGACATCGGGTGGGACTTCAGCCGGGCGCTCCGCTCGATATTCCGCCAGGACCCGGACATCGTGATGGTCGGCGAAATCCGCGACCTGGAAACGGCCGAGATCGCCATCAAGGCGGCGCTCACGGGCCATTTGGTCTTCTCGACACTGCACACGAACGACACCTCCAGTTCGTTCACCCGTCTGATTGACATCGGGATCAAGACCTTCCTTGTGGCCTCGGGCGTGCGCGCCATTCTCGCGCAGCGCCTCGTGCGCACCATCTGCAGCAACTGCAAGGAGCCCTGGGACCCGCCGGAGGAGGAGAAGGAGCGGCTGGAGCTGCATGTGAACTGGGCCGAGGAGAGCATGTTCCACGGCGCGGGCTGCGACAATTGCAGCCACACGGGGTACCAGGGCCGCCTTGGCGTGTACGAGCTGCTCACCACCACGGACGAAATCCGGCGCCTGCTGATGTCCGGCGGCACCGCCACCGACGTGCGCCGCGCGGCGCGCCTCGGCGGCATGATCACCATGCGCGAGGACGCCTGGCAGAAGGCGCGCAAGGGCATCACCTCGCTCGAGGAGGTAAACCGGAGGACACGGGTGGACGAGCCCCTGAAGAAGGGCTAG
- the thiD gene encoding bifunctional hydroxymethylpyrimidine kinase/phosphomethylpyrimidine kinase produces the protein MRQRIPRVLTVAGSDSGGGAGIEADIKTITVLGGYAMAALTSVTAQNTLGVTGIYDMAPEAVARQMDAVLEDIGADAVKTGMLSSAPIVEAVAEALRRHGTPNLVVDPVMVAKSGDPLLREDARHALKTLLLPLAALITPNVPEAEVLTGLAVDGAGGVHAVLEALYGLGPRFVLLKGGHLAGDEAADYLFDGERTRIYTTRRIQTKNTHGTGCTYSAAIAAHLAAGCAMPEAVRLAKDYLTGAIQHSDALGLGSGHGPLHHGWTLPDAMRPAR, from the coding sequence ATGAGACAGCGCATACCACGGGTGTTGACCGTCGCGGGCAGTGACAGCGGGGGCGGTGCGGGCATCGAGGCGGACATCAAGACAATCACGGTTCTGGGCGGATACGCCATGGCGGCGCTCACGTCGGTCACGGCGCAGAACACCCTGGGGGTGACGGGCATCTACGACATGGCGCCCGAGGCGGTGGCGCGGCAGATGGACGCCGTGCTGGAGGACATCGGCGCGGACGCGGTGAAGACGGGGATGCTTTCAAGCGCCCCGATTGTGGAGGCCGTGGCGGAGGCCCTGCGCCGCCACGGGACGCCGAACCTGGTGGTGGACCCGGTGATGGTGGCGAAGAGCGGGGACCCGCTGCTGCGGGAGGACGCGCGCCACGCGCTGAAGACGCTGCTGCTGCCGCTGGCGGCGCTGATCACGCCGAATGTGCCCGAGGCGGAGGTGCTGACGGGTCTGGCGGTGGACGGCGCGGGCGGTGTCCATGCGGTGCTTGAGGCGCTTTACGGCCTCGGTCCGCGGTTTGTGCTGCTGAAGGGGGGGCACCTGGCGGGGGACGAGGCGGCGGATTACCTGTTTGACGGGGAGAGGACGCGCATTTACACCACGCGGCGCATCCAGACGAAAAACACCCACGGCACGGGCTGCACCTACTCCGCGGCGATAGCGGCGCATCTGGCGGCGGGCTGCGCGATGCCGGAGGCGGTCCGCCTGGCCAAGGACTATCTGACGGGCGCGATACAGCACAGTGACGCCCTTGGCCTGGGTTCGGGCCATGGTCCGCTGCACCATGGGTGGACGCTGCCGGATGCCATGCGCCCGGCCCGTTGA
- a CDS encoding metallophosphoesterase codes for MERRTFLARLGGAAVSAAWGAGAVSATAAAAGAGGPFCFCVAADPHCNDGPGKGMEALGSGADRFMRCVGAMEALPPEDQPDFLLVAGDLHLKGFLPLLKDLRIPLHVTAGNHESSAADRKALREAFPQDFTLDGKPADYYSFTHKGARFISACDAGMGGEHIGGFCSENIQPRGQCEWLERELSAPEPLKILFTHIPAERNGEDREMHLNRNDSRWFNALVREKRPAALFFGHLHQPTEEYLMGDTRVWQVRSCCWNFGNAPIGFLHVRVGADGLTVREIITGTPA; via the coding sequence ATGGAAAGACGGACATTTCTCGCGCGGCTCGGAGGCGCGGCGGTCTCTGCGGCGTGGGGCGCCGGGGCGGTTTCGGCCACTGCGGCGGCGGCGGGCGCGGGCGGGCCTTTTTGTTTTTGCGTGGCGGCGGACCCCCACTGCAATGACGGCCCCGGCAAGGGCATGGAGGCCCTGGGCTCCGGCGCGGACCGTTTCATGCGGTGTGTGGGCGCCATGGAGGCGCTTCCCCCGGAGGACCAACCCGATTTCCTGCTCGTGGCGGGGGACCTGCACTTGAAGGGGTTTCTGCCCCTCCTGAAGGACCTCCGCATCCCGCTGCACGTCACCGCGGGCAACCATGAATCCTCCGCGGCGGACCGCAAGGCGCTGCGCGAGGCCTTTCCCCAAGACTTCACCCTGGACGGCAAGCCCGCCGACTACTACAGCTTCACCCACAAGGGCGCGCGCTTCATCAGCGCCTGCGACGCGGGCATGGGCGGCGAGCACATCGGCGGGTTCTGCTCGGAGAACATCCAGCCGCGCGGCCAGTGTGAATGGCTGGAGCGGGAACTCTCCGCGCCGGAACCGCTCAAAATCCTCTTCACCCACATCCCCGCCGAGCGGAACGGCGAAGACCGGGAAATGCACCTGAACCGGAACGACTCCCGCTGGTTCAACGCCCTTGTCCGGGAAAAACGACCCGCCGCCCTGTTCTTCGGCCACCTCCACCAGCCCACGGAGGAGTACCTGATGGGCGACACCCGCGTGTGGCAGGTCCGTTCCTGCTGCTGGAACTTTGGAAACGCCCCCATCGGCTTCCTCCACGTCCGCGTCGGCGCGGACGGCCTGACCGTGCGGGAAATCATCACCGGAACCCCCGCATGA